Proteins from one Salmonella bongori NCTC 12419 genomic window:
- the pgsA gene encoding CDP-diacylglycerol--glycerol-3-phosphate 3-phosphatidyltransferase, which produces MQFNIPTLLTLFRVILIPFFVVVFYLPFAWAPMVSALIFCIAAITDWFDGFLARRWNQSTRFGAFLDPVADKVLVAIAMVLVTEHYHSWWVTLPAATMIAREIIISALREWMAELGKRSSVAVSWIGKVKTTAQMVALAWLLWRPNMWVEYAGIALFFVAAVLTLWSMLQYLSAARGDLLDQ; this is translated from the coding sequence ATGCAATTTAATATCCCTACGTTGCTCACGCTGTTTCGCGTCATCCTGATTCCATTCTTTGTCGTGGTGTTTTATTTGCCCTTCGCCTGGGCGCCCATGGTCAGCGCGCTGATTTTCTGTATTGCCGCTATTACCGACTGGTTTGACGGTTTCCTGGCGCGTCGTTGGAACCAGAGCACGCGTTTCGGTGCCTTTCTTGATCCCGTTGCCGACAAGGTGCTGGTGGCGATAGCCATGGTGCTGGTCACCGAGCATTATCATAGCTGGTGGGTGACGCTCCCGGCGGCGACGATGATCGCCCGCGAAATTATCATCTCTGCTTTGCGTGAATGGATGGCGGAACTGGGCAAGCGCAGCAGTGTTGCGGTCTCCTGGATCGGTAAAGTCAAAACGACTGCGCAGATGGTGGCGCTGGCGTGGCTGTTGTGGCGTCCAAATATGTGGGTTGAATACGCTGGTATCGCGCTTTTCTTTGTCGCAGCAGTGCTCACGCTGTGGTCAATGTTGCAATATTTGAGCGCTGCACGCGGAGATTTGCTTGATCAGTGA
- the uvrC gene encoding excinuclease ABC subunit UvrC has translation MSELFDAKAFLKTVTSQPGVYRMYDAGGTVIYVGKAKDLKKRLSSYFRSNLASRKTEALVAQIQQIDVTVTHTETEALLLEHNYIKLYQPRYNVLLRDDKSYPFIFLSGDTHPRLAMHRGAKHAKGEYFGPFPNGYAVRETLALLQKIFPIRQCENSVYRNRSRPCLQYQIGRCLGPCVEGLVSEDEYAQQVAYVRLFLSGKDDQVLTQLIARMEKASQELAFEEAARIRDQIQAVRRVTEKQFVSNTGDDLDVIGVAFDAGMACVHVLFIRQGKVLGSRSYFPKVPGGTELGEVVETFVGQFYLQGSQMRTLPGEILLDFNLSDKMLLADSLSDLAGRRIHVQTKPRGDRARYLKLARTNAATALTTRLSQQSTVTQRLTALATVLKLPAVRRMECFDISHTMGEQTVASCVVFDANGPLRAEYRRYNITGITPGDDYSAMKQVLRRRYGKAIEESKIPDVILIDGGKGQLAQAKAVFAELDVPWDKHRPLLLGVAKGADRKAGLETLFFEPEGEGFSLPADSPALHVIQHIRDESHDHAIGGHRKKRAKVKNTSTLETIEGVGPKRRQMLLKYMGGLQGLRNASVEEIAKVPGISQGLAEKIFWSLKH, from the coding sequence GTGAGTGAATTATTTGATGCCAAAGCGTTCCTGAAAACCGTCACCAGTCAACCCGGTGTTTATCGCATGTATGACGCCGGGGGGACCGTGATTTATGTGGGTAAAGCGAAAGATCTGAAAAAGCGACTTTCCAGCTACTTCCGCAGCAACCTGGCTTCGCGTAAAACCGAAGCTTTAGTCGCACAAATTCAACAAATTGATGTCACGGTTACGCATACCGAAACGGAAGCGTTGCTGCTTGAACATAATTACATCAAGTTGTATCAACCGCGTTACAACGTCTTGTTGCGCGATGATAAATCCTATCCTTTTATTTTTCTGAGCGGCGATACTCATCCTCGTCTGGCGATGCACCGTGGCGCTAAACATGCGAAAGGCGAATATTTCGGTCCTTTTCCCAATGGTTACGCCGTGCGGGAAACGCTGGCGCTGCTGCAGAAAATTTTCCCTATCCGCCAGTGTGAAAATAGCGTCTATCGCAACCGCTCGCGTCCTTGCCTGCAATACCAGATTGGCCGTTGCTTAGGACCGTGCGTTGAAGGGCTGGTCAGCGAGGACGAGTATGCGCAGCAGGTTGCGTACGTCCGGTTGTTTTTATCCGGTAAGGACGATCAGGTTTTAACGCAGCTGATTGCCCGGATGGAAAAGGCCAGCCAGGAGCTGGCCTTTGAAGAGGCAGCGCGTATTCGTGATCAGATCCAGGCGGTACGCAGGGTCACTGAGAAGCAGTTTGTCTCTAATACGGGCGACGATCTCGACGTTATCGGCGTGGCTTTTGATGCCGGTATGGCCTGTGTACATGTGCTGTTTATTCGCCAGGGGAAAGTGCTGGGCAGCCGCAGTTATTTTCCAAAAGTGCCTGGCGGTACGGAACTGGGAGAAGTGGTGGAAACCTTTGTCGGGCAGTTTTACCTGCAGGGGAGCCAGATGCGTACGCTACCAGGCGAGATACTACTCGACTTTAATCTGAGCGATAAAATGCTGCTGGCTGACTCGTTGTCGGATCTTGCCGGACGGCGTATTCATGTCCAGACGAAACCGCGAGGCGATCGCGCCCGTTATCTTAAACTGGCGCGGACCAATGCGGCGACGGCCTTAACCACCAGGCTCTCGCAGCAGTCTACGGTTACGCAGCGTTTGACCGCGCTGGCGACGGTGTTAAAACTTCCCGCGGTCAGGCGGATGGAATGTTTTGATATCAGTCATACGATGGGGGAGCAAACGGTCGCCTCCTGCGTGGTATTTGACGCTAATGGGCCGTTACGCGCTGAGTATCGCCGTTATAATATCACTGGCATTACGCCGGGCGATGATTACTCGGCGATGAAACAAGTTTTACGCCGACGTTATGGTAAGGCCATAGAAGAAAGTAAGATTCCGGACGTTATTCTGATCGACGGCGGAAAAGGGCAGCTCGCTCAGGCGAAAGCCGTTTTTGCTGAACTGGATGTCCCCTGGGATAAGCATCGCCCGTTGTTGCTCGGTGTCGCCAAAGGCGCGGACAGAAAAGCGGGGCTGGAAACGCTCTTTTTTGAACCGGAGGGGGAAGGGTTCAGCCTGCCTGCGGACTCGCCAGCGCTGCATGTCATTCAGCATATTCGCGATGAGTCGCACGATCACGCGATCGGCGGACATCGCAAAAAACGGGCAAAGGTAAAAAACACCAGTACGCTGGAAACCATTGAAGGCGTTGGGCCGAAGCGTCGCCAAATGCTGCTGAAATATATGGGCGGTTTGCAAGGGCTACGTAACGCCAGCGTGGAAGAAATTGCAAAAGTGCCGGGTATTTCGCAAGGTCTGGCAGAAAAGATCTTCTGGTCGTTGAAACATTGA
- the uvrY gene encoding UvrY/SirA/GacA family response regulator transcription factor has product MINVLLVDDHELVRAGIRRILEDIKGIKVVGEACCGEDAVKWCRTNAVDVVLMDMNMPGIGGLEATRKIARSTADIKVIMLTIHTENPLPAKVMQAGAAGYLSKGAAPQEVVSAIRSVYSGQRYIASDIAQQMALSQIEPTKTETPFASLSERELQIMLMITKGQKVNEISEQLNLSPKTVNSYRYRMFSKLNIHGDVELTHLAIRHGLCNAETLTSQ; this is encoded by the coding sequence TTGATCAACGTTCTTCTTGTTGATGACCACGAACTGGTGCGCGCAGGGATACGACGCATTCTTGAAGATATAAAGGGCATTAAAGTTGTCGGTGAAGCGTGTTGCGGAGAGGATGCGGTAAAATGGTGCCGTACTAACGCCGTTGACGTTGTGCTGATGGACATGAACATGCCTGGTATCGGCGGCCTTGAGGCGACCCGTAAAATTGCCCGATCGACAGCGGATATCAAAGTGATCATGCTCACCATCCATACGGAGAACCCGCTGCCAGCTAAAGTGATGCAGGCTGGGGCCGCAGGTTATCTCAGTAAAGGCGCCGCGCCTCAGGAGGTGGTTAGCGCTATTCGCTCGGTATATTCCGGACAACGCTATATTGCCTCCGACATTGCACAGCAGATGGCGCTCAGCCAGATCGAGCCGACAAAAACGGAAACGCCGTTCGCCAGTTTGTCTGAACGCGAGTTGCAGATTATGCTGATGATCACCAAGGGCCAGAAGGTGAATGAGATCTCAGAACAGCTGAATCTCAGTCCTAAAACGGTGAACAGCTATCGCTATCGTATGTTCAGTAAACTAAACATTCATGGTGATGTTGAGCTGACTCACCTGGCAATCCGCCATGGCCTGTGTAATGCGGAGACGTTAACAAGCCAGTGA
- a CDS encoding DUF2594 family protein has protein sequence MSTPDFSTAENNQELAIEVNCLKAMLTLMLQAMGQADAGRVILKMEKQITQMDDEAQAAVFSSTVKQIKQAYRQ, from the coding sequence ATGAGTACGCCTGATTTTTCCACCGCTGAGAATAATCAAGAACTGGCTATTGAAGTCAACTGCCTGAAAGCCATGTTAACGCTGATGCTACAGGCGATGGGCCAGGCCGATGCCGGACGCGTGATTCTTAAAATGGAAAAACAGATCACGCAGATGGATGATGAAGCACAAGCGGCGGTATTTTCCAGTACAGTTAAGCAAATTAAACAGGCTTACCGCCAGTAG
- the sdiA gene encoding transcriptional regulator SdiA translates to MQENDFFTWRRAMLLHFQEMTTAEEVYTELQYQTQRLEFDYYALCVRHPVPFTRPKISLRTTYPQAWVMHYQSENYFAIDPVLKPENFRQGHLHWDDVLFREAQSMWDAAQRFGLRKGVTQCVMLPNRALGFLSVSRGTLHSSSFTYDEIELRLQLLARESLSALTRLEDDMVMAPEMRFSKREKEILKWTAEGKTSSEIAIILSISENTVNFHQKNMQKKFNAPNKTQIACYAAATGLI, encoded by the coding sequence ATGCAGGAAAATGATTTCTTCACCTGGCGACGCGCAATGCTGTTACATTTTCAGGAAATGACGACAGCAGAAGAGGTTTATACTGAACTACAGTATCAGACGCAGCGGCTGGAATTTGATTATTATGCGCTGTGCGTCCGTCATCCCGTACCCTTTACCCGACCTAAAATATCGCTTCGTACCACGTATCCTCAGGCGTGGGTCATGCATTACCAGTCCGAAAATTATTTTGCCATTGACCCGGTATTAAAACCGGAAAATTTCAGGCAAGGACATTTACATTGGGATGATGTGTTATTTCGTGAGGCGCAGTCGATGTGGGATGCTGCCCAGCGTTTCGGATTACGCAAGGGCGTAACCCAGTGTGTGATGTTGCCGAATCGGGCGCTGGGTTTTTTGTCTGTCTCCCGCGGGACGCTGCACAGTTCCTCGTTTACCTACGATGAAATAGAGCTCCGGCTACAGTTACTGGCGCGGGAGAGCCTTTCGGCGCTGACGAGGCTGGAAGATGACATGGTAATGGCACCTGAGATGCGTTTCAGTAAACGGGAAAAAGAGATTCTTAAATGGACGGCGGAGGGGAAAACCTCATCGGAGATTGCCATTATTCTGTCGATTTCTGAAAATACCGTTAACTTCCATCAGAAAAACATGCAGAAGAAATTCAATGCGCCGAATAAAACGCAGATTGCCTGCTACGCTGCGGCGACAGGTCTTATATGA
- the tcyN gene encoding L-cystine ABC transporter ATP-binding protein TcyN codes for MSAIEVKNLVKKFHGQTVLHGIDLEVKPGEVVAIIGPSGSGKTTLLRSINLLEQPEAGTIKVGDIVIDTARPLSQQKGLIRQLRQHVGFVFQSFNLFPHRTVLENVIEGPVIVKGEPKADATALARELLAKVGLAGKETSYPRRLSGGQQQRVAIARALAMRPEVILFDEPTSALDPELVGEVLNTIRQLAQEKRTMVIVTHEMGFARDVADRAIFMDQGRVVEQGPAKTLFADPQHPRTRQFLEKFLMK; via the coding sequence ATGAGTGCGATCGAAGTTAAAAACCTGGTCAAAAAATTTCATGGTCAAACGGTACTGCATGGCATCGACCTTGAGGTGAAGCCCGGAGAGGTCGTTGCCATTATCGGCCCGAGCGGTTCAGGCAAGACGACCTTATTGCGCAGCATTAACCTGCTGGAACAGCCAGAGGCGGGCACCATTAAAGTGGGTGACATCGTCATCGATACCGCCCGTCCCTTAAGCCAGCAAAAAGGGCTGATTCGCCAGTTACGTCAGCATGTCGGTTTTGTTTTTCAGAGTTTTAATCTTTTTCCGCATCGCACGGTGCTGGAAAATGTCATTGAAGGGCCAGTGATTGTCAAGGGAGAGCCGAAAGCCGACGCAACGGCGCTGGCGCGGGAACTGTTAGCCAAAGTCGGGTTGGCCGGAAAAGAGACCAGCTATCCGCGCCGTTTGTCGGGGGGGCAGCAGCAGCGAGTGGCAATCGCGCGCGCGCTGGCGATGCGCCCGGAAGTGATTCTGTTTGATGAGCCTACTTCGGCGCTTGATCCTGAATTAGTCGGCGAAGTGCTCAATACCATCCGCCAACTGGCACAGGAAAAGCGCACAATGGTGATTGTCACTCACGAAATGGGCTTTGCGCGTGACGTGGCTGACAGGGCTATATTTATGGATCAAGGACGAGTGGTTGAGCAGGGGCCAGCGAAAACCTTGTTCGCCGATCCTCAGCATCCGCGTACCCGCCAGTTCCTTGAGAAATTCTTAATGAAATAA
- the tcyL gene encoding cystine ABC transporter permease, which produces MQESIQLVIESLPYLLKGAVFTLQLSIGGMFFGLLLGFILALMRMSPLWPVRWLARFYISIFRGTPLIAQLFMIYYGLPQFGIELDPVPAAMIGLSLNTAAYTSETLRAAISAIDKGQWEAAASIGMTPWQTLRRAILPQAARVALPPLSNSFISLVKDTSLAATIQVPELFRQAQLITSRTLEVFTMYLAASLIYWVMATVLSALQNYFENQLNRQEREPK; this is translated from the coding sequence ATGCAAGAAAGTATCCAACTGGTTATTGAGTCACTACCGTATTTGTTAAAAGGGGCCGTGTTTACCCTGCAACTCAGTATTGGCGGTATGTTTTTCGGTCTGCTACTGGGATTTATTCTGGCGCTGATGCGGATGTCGCCGCTGTGGCCGGTTCGCTGGCTGGCGCGCTTTTATATCTCAATTTTTCGCGGCACGCCGCTTATTGCGCAGCTATTTATGATCTACTACGGCCTGCCGCAATTTGGTATTGAGCTGGATCCTGTCCCGGCGGCAATGATTGGTTTATCGCTCAATACCGCGGCTTACACGTCAGAAACGTTGCGCGCGGCTATCTCGGCTATCGACAAGGGGCAATGGGAAGCGGCGGCAAGTATCGGCATGACACCGTGGCAGACGCTTCGCCGCGCTATTTTGCCGCAGGCCGCTCGCGTTGCGCTTCCGCCGCTGAGTAACAGCTTTATCAGTCTGGTGAAAGATACGTCGCTCGCTGCAACGATTCAGGTGCCGGAGCTGTTCCGTCAGGCGCAGTTAATCACCTCGCGGACGCTGGAGGTGTTTACCATGTATTTAGCCGCCTCGTTGATCTACTGGGTGATGGCGACGGTCTTGTCCGCACTGCAAAACTATTTTGAAAACCAGCTTAACCGCCAGGAGAGAGAGCCAAAATGA
- the dcyD gene encoding D-cysteine desulfhydrase — translation MPLHHLTRFPRLEFIGAPTPLEYLPRLSDYLGREIYIKRDDVTPIAMGGNKLRKLEFLVADALREGADTLVTAGAIQSNHVRQTAAVAAKLGLHCVALLENPVGTTAENYLTNGNRLLLDLFNTQVEMCDALTDPDAQLQSLATRIEAQGFRPYVIPVGGSSALGAMGYVESALEIAQQCEEVVGLSSVVVASGSAGTHAGLAVGLEHLMPDVELIGVTVSRSVAEQKPKVIALQQAIAGKLALTATADIHLWDDYFAPGYGIPNDAGMEAVKLLARLEGLLLDPVYTGKAMAGLIDGISQRRFKDEGPILFIHTGGAPALFAYHPHV, via the coding sequence ATGCCACTACATCACTTAACGCGCTTCCCGCGTCTGGAATTTATCGGCGCGCCGACCCCGCTCGAATACCTGCCGCGACTGTCTGATTATCTTGGCCGTGAAATTTACATTAAGCGCGATGACGTTACGCCCATTGCGATGGGCGGCAATAAATTACGCAAGCTGGAGTTTCTGGTGGCCGACGCGCTGCGGGAAGGGGCGGATACGCTGGTAACGGCAGGGGCGATTCAGTCGAATCATGTCCGCCAGACGGCAGCTGTCGCGGCCAAACTGGGACTGCATTGCGTCGCCTTGCTGGAAAATCCTGTCGGCACGACCGCAGAAAACTACCTGACAAACGGTAATCGCCTGTTACTGGATTTATTTAATACGCAAGTTGAGATGTGTGACGCGCTGACCGATCCGGACGCACAGTTGCAATCGTTGGCGACGCGTATTGAAGCACAGGGGTTCAGACCGTATGTGATTCCTGTTGGCGGCTCCAGTGCGCTGGGCGCCATGGGTTACGTTGAGAGCGCGCTGGAAATTGCGCAGCAGTGTGAAGAGGTCGTGGGGCTCTCTTCGGTGGTGGTGGCCTCTGGCAGCGCCGGGACGCACGCCGGGTTAGCCGTTGGGCTGGAACATCTGATGCCAGATGTTGAACTGATTGGCGTCACCGTTTCACGTTCTGTCGCCGAGCAGAAACCCAAAGTGATTGCTTTGCAGCAGGCGATTGCCGGTAAACTGGCGCTGACCGCAACGGCGGATATTCATTTATGGGATGACTATTTTGCGCCGGGTTACGGCATACCAAACGATGCGGGAATGGAGGCCGTGAAACTGTTGGCGCGTCTGGAGGGGCTATTGCTGGATCCGGTTTATACCGGCAAAGCGATGGCGGGCCTGATCGATGGCATCAGCCAGCGACGTTTTAAAGACGAAGGGCCGATTCTCTTTATTCACACCGGTGGGGCGCCTGCGCTGTTTGCCTACCATCCTCATGTATAA
- the tcyJ gene encoding cystine ABC transporter substrate-binding protein, which yields MKLALLGRQALMGVMAVALVAGISAKSFADEGLLNKVKERGTLLVGLEGTYPPFSFQGDDGKLTGFEVDFAEALAKHLGVKASLKPTKWDGMLASLDSKRIDVVINQVTISDVRKKKYDFSTPYTVSGVQALVKKGNEGTIKTAADLQGKKVGVGLGTNYEEWLRQHVQGVDIRTYDDDPTKYQDLRVGRIDAILVDRLAALDLVKKTKGTLAVTGDAFSRQESGVALRKGNEDLLKAIDNAIAEMQKDGTLKALSEKWFGADVTQ from the coding sequence ATGAAATTAGCACTACTGGGACGTCAGGCTTTGATGGGAGTCATGGCTGTGGCACTGGTCGCGGGAATAAGCGCGAAGAGCTTTGCCGATGAAGGTTTGCTGAATAAAGTTAAAGAGCGCGGCACGCTGCTGGTAGGGCTGGAAGGCACCTATCCGCCGTTTAGCTTTCAGGGTGACGACGGTAAACTCACTGGTTTTGAAGTCGATTTCGCCGAGGCGCTGGCAAAACATCTGGGCGTTAAAGCGTCGCTGAAGCCGACCAAATGGGACGGAATGCTGGCATCGCTGGATTCTAAACGTATTGATGTGGTGATAAACCAGGTCACCATCTCAGATGTCCGCAAGAAAAAATATGATTTCTCGACACCGTATACGGTCTCCGGCGTTCAGGCGTTGGTGAAAAAAGGGAATGAAGGCACGATCAAAACGGCAGCCGATCTGCAGGGCAAAAAAGTCGGCGTTGGGTTGGGCACTAACTATGAAGAGTGGTTACGCCAACATGTTCAGGGCGTGGATATCCGTACCTATGACGATGATCCTACAAAATATCAGGATCTGCGCGTAGGCCGTATTGACGCGATTTTAGTCGATCGACTGGCGGCGCTGGATCTGGTGAAAAAAACCAAAGGCACACTGGCCGTGACCGGCGATGCGTTTTCGCGTCAGGAGTCCGGTGTTGCGCTGCGTAAAGGTAACGAAGATTTACTGAAGGCGATAGATAACGCCATTGCGGAAATGCAAAAAGACGGCACCTTAAAGGCGCTCTCCGAAAAATGGTTTGGCGCTGACGTGACGCAATAA
- the fliZ gene encoding flagella biosynthesis regulatory protein FliZ, whose product MTVQQPKRRPLSRYLKDFKHSQTHCAHCHKLLDRITLVRCGKIVNKIAISQLDTLLDEAAWQQEQKEWVALCRFCGDLHCKKQSDFFDIIGFKQYLFEQTEMSHGTVREYVVRLRRLGNYLAGQNISHDLLQDAFLDESLAPWLPETSTNNYRIALRKYQQYKAHQQIATRPTSPFTSRSDIY is encoded by the coding sequence ATGACGGTGCAGCAACCTAAACGGCGGCCTCTGAGCCGCTATCTTAAAGACTTTAAACACAGCCAGACGCATTGCGCACATTGTCACAAGCTGCTCGACCGCATCACGCTGGTTCGCTGTGGCAAGATCGTTAACAAAATCGCTATTTCACAACTGGATACGCTACTTGACGAGGCTGCCTGGCAACAGGAGCAAAAAGAGTGGGTGGCGCTGTGTCGTTTCTGTGGTGACTTACACTGCAAAAAACAGAGCGATTTTTTCGATATTATCGGTTTCAAACAGTATTTATTTGAACAAACCGAGATGAGCCATGGCACAGTAAGGGAATATGTGGTGCGTCTGCGGCGTCTTGGCAATTATCTCGCCGGGCAAAACATTTCTCACGATCTGCTGCAGGATGCCTTTCTGGACGAAAGTCTGGCACCGTGGTTGCCGGAAACCAGCACCAATAATTACCGTATCGCACTGCGTAAATATCAGCAATATAAAGCGCATCAACAAATCGCTACCAGGCCGACATCCCCCTTTACCTCCCGTTCTGATATATATTAA
- a CDS encoding RNA polymerase sigma factor FliA, translated as MNSLYTAEGVMDKHSLWQRYVPLVRHEALRLQVRLPASVELDDLLQAGGIGLLNAVDRYDALQGTAFTTYAVQRIRGAMLDELRSRDWVPRSVRRNAREVAQAMGQLEQELGRNATETEVAERLGIPVEEYRQMLLDTNNSQLFSYDEWREEHGDSIELVTEEHQQENPLHQLLESDLRQRVMDAIESLPEREQLVLTLYYQEELNLKEIGAVLEVGESRVSQLHSQAIKRLRTKLGKL; from the coding sequence GTGAATTCACTGTATACCGCTGAAGGTGTAATGGATAAACACTCGCTGTGGCAGCGTTATGTACCGCTGGTGCGTCACGAAGCATTGCGCCTGCAGGTGCGATTGCCGGCGAGCGTGGAACTGGACGATCTGCTACAAGCGGGCGGCATCGGGTTATTGAATGCGGTCGACCGATATGACGCTTTGCAAGGAACGGCATTTACCACTTACGCAGTGCAGCGTATTCGTGGGGCAATGCTGGATGAATTACGCAGCCGCGATTGGGTGCCGCGTAGTGTCCGGCGTAATGCCCGCGAAGTGGCGCAGGCGATGGGACAACTGGAGCAGGAACTGGGACGTAATGCGACGGAAACCGAAGTGGCGGAACGTCTTGGCATTCCTGTTGAAGAGTATCGCCAGATGTTGCTCGATACCAATAACAGCCAACTCTTCTCTTACGATGAGTGGCGGGAAGAGCATGGCGATAGCATCGAACTGGTGACGGAAGAACATCAGCAGGAAAACCCGTTACACCAACTGCTGGAGAGCGACCTGCGACAGCGGGTAATGGACGCGATTGAATCGCTGCCGGAACGCGAGCAACTGGTGTTAACGCTGTATTACCAGGAGGAGCTCAATCTGAAAGAGATTGGCGCGGTACTGGAGGTCGGCGAATCGCGGGTCAGTCAGTTGCATAGTCAGGCCATCAAACGATTACGCACCAAACTGGGTAAGTTATAG
- the fliB gene encoding flagellin lysine-N-methylase yields the protein MKEITVTEPAFVTRFSCSGSACRDHCCKGWKITLDKTTVKKYLASKDTTIRTIAQDSIILLKKNNSHWGEIKLPSALGNCPYLDEDRLCRVQKTLGVKALSHTCSSFPRAHHTYKNEVRNSLSLACPEVTSRILNDPDAMALGEKTIIQQAFNTAPLFPPQQKLLNLFCLSLINHANSTTEAALYALIKFVMYAQKFAKIDDVALGELEQVYAALLEQLQTGVLAQELMNIAPDSKVKTSLVLQMQDYFRSLPLNRGSVILDHYIQCLLRVLTAEEGVSMEQKVSDIESSLAHCLQADEQQGTWAFRNLILYKMWETNFPNQPNVDPLRALYIIVAEYAFIKLLTAASVHERGRLEWDDVTNIVYSFHSRSQHNSEVAKNFHRHIETVRTGDDLSMIHLLT from the coding sequence ATGAAAGAAATCACCGTCACTGAACCTGCCTTTGTCACCCGCTTTTCCTGTTCTGGTTCGGCCTGTCGCGACCACTGTTGTAAGGGCTGGAAAATCACGCTGGATAAGACGACGGTCAAAAAGTATCTCGCCAGTAAAGACACGACGATTCGTACCATCGCGCAAGACAGTATTATCCTGCTGAAAAAGAACAACAGCCACTGGGGGGAAATTAAGCTGCCTTCGGCGCTGGGGAATTGCCCTTATCTGGATGAGGACCGTCTTTGCCGGGTGCAAAAAACGTTAGGCGTAAAGGCATTAAGTCATACCTGTTCCTCTTTCCCACGGGCGCATCATACCTACAAAAATGAGGTACGTAACTCCCTGAGTCTTGCCTGCCCGGAGGTAACGTCCCGTATTTTAAACGACCCTGACGCAATGGCGCTTGGTGAAAAGACGATTATTCAGCAGGCGTTCAATACTGCGCCGTTATTTCCACCACAGCAAAAATTACTCAATCTGTTTTGCCTGAGTTTGATTAACCACGCCAATAGCACGACGGAAGCCGCGCTCTATGCGCTGATTAAATTCGTCATGTATGCCCAGAAATTTGCCAAAATTGATGATGTCGCGCTGGGGGAGCTGGAACAGGTGTATGCCGCGCTACTTGAACAATTGCAGACCGGCGTGCTGGCGCAGGAATTGATGAATATCGCGCCGGATAGCAAGGTAAAAACCTCGCTGGTATTGCAGATGCAGGACTATTTCCGCTCGCTCCCGCTTAATCGTGGCAGTGTTATCCTCGATCACTACATCCAGTGTCTTCTGCGGGTGCTGACGGCGGAAGAGGGCGTTTCAATGGAGCAGAAGGTGAGCGATATTGAGTCCTCATTAGCGCACTGTTTACAGGCGGATGAACAGCAGGGGACCTGGGCCTTCAGGAATCTTATTCTTTATAAAATGTGGGAAACGAATTTCCCCAACCAGCCGAATGTCGACCCGCTACGCGCGCTGTATATCATTGTGGCGGAATATGCGTTTATTAAACTATTGACGGCGGCCAGTGTGCATGAGCGCGGTCGGCTTGAGTGGGATGACGTCACCAATATTGTGTACAGTTTTCACTCCCGCAGTCAGCATAATAGCGAGGTGGCGAAAAATTTTCATCGTCATATAGAGACGGTGCGTACTGGCGATGATCTGTCGATGATTCATCTTCTGACCTGA